From the Equus przewalskii isolate Varuska chromosome 19, EquPr2, whole genome shotgun sequence genome, one window contains:
- the CIMIP3 gene encoding putative uncharacterized protein CIMIP3 isoform X3, which yields MSRARDSQKPSLSSRGPKISSSKKMMTPRPPLSRSWKQDREQTLASAYVPVVMAPRGQNLDKLRFNFYTSQYSNSLNPFYTLQKPTCGYLYRRDTDHTRKRFDVPPANLILWRT from the exons ATGTCAAGGGCAAGG gacTCACAGAAACCCTCCTTATCCAGCCGTGGGCCGAAGATatcatcaagcaaaaagatgatgaCTCCACGCCCTCCTCTGTCCCGGTCGTGGAAGCAGGACCGCGAGCAGACTCTGGCGTCGGCCTATGTACCAGTGGTGATGGCCCCCAGGGGACAGAACCTGGACAAGCTCAGGTTTAACTTCTACACCTCCCAATACTCCAACTCCCTGAACCCCTTCTACACCTTGCAGAAGCCCACCTGTGGCTACCTGTACCGCCGGGACACCGACCATACCCGCAAGCGCTTTGACGTGCCTCCTGCCAACCTGATCTTGTGGCGTACCTAG
- the GUCA1A gene encoding guanylyl cyclase-activating protein 1, whose product MGNVMEGKSVEELSSTECHQWYKKFMTECPSGQLTLYEFRQFFGLKNLSPSASQYVEQMFETFDFNKDGYIDFMEYVAALSLVLKGKVEQKLRWYFKLYDVDGNGCIDRDELLTIIRAIRAINPCSDSTMSAEEFTNTVFSKIDVNGDGELSLEEFVEGVQNDQMLLDTLTRSLDLTRIVRRLQNGEQDEEGAGNQQDEEGAGGGAAEAAG is encoded by the exons ATGGGCAATGTGATGGAGGGTAAGTCGGTGGAGGAGCTGAGCAGCACCGAGTGCCACCAATGGTACAAGAAGTTCATGACCGAGTGCCCCTCCGGCCAGCTCACTCTCTACGAGTTCCGCCAGTTCTTCGGCCTCAAGAACCTGAGCCCGTCGGCCAGCCAGTATGTGGAGCAGATGTTCGAGACCTTTGACTTCAACAAA GACGGCTACATCGACTTCATGGAGTACGTGGCGGCGCTCAGCCTGGTCCTCAAAGGGAAGGTGGAACAGAAGCTGCGCTGGTACTTCAAGCTCTACGACGTCGACGGCAACGGGTGCATTGACCGCGACGAGCTGCTCACCATCATCCGG gccATCCGTGCCATTAACCCCTGCAGCGACTCGACCATGAGCGCAGAGGAGTTCACCAATACCGTGTTCTCCAAGATTGACGTCAATGGGGATG GGGAACTCTCGCTGGAGGAGTTCGTGGAGGGCGTCCAAAACGACCAGATGCTCCTGGACACACTGACACGAAGCCTGGATCTTACCCGCATCGTGCGCAGGCTCCAGAACGGCGAGCAAGATGAGGAGGGGGCTGGCAACCAGCAAGATGAGGAGGGGGCTGGCGGCGGGGCGGCTGAGGCAGCCGGCTGA
- the GUCA1B gene encoding guanylyl cyclase-activating protein 2, whose translation MGQQFSWEEVEAASEMDVAELQEWYKKFVVECPSGTLFMHEFKRFFKVAGDEEATQYVEGMFRAFDKNGDNTIDFLEYVAALNLVLRGTLEHKLKWTFKIYDKDRNGCIDRLELLDIVEAIYKLKKACRVEMEAEQQSQLLTPEEVVDRIFLLVDENGDGQLSLNEFIEGARRDKWVMKMLQLDVNPSGWISQQRRKSAMF comes from the exons ATGGGGCAGCAGTTcagctgggaggaggtggaggcggCCAGCGAGATGGACGTGGCGGAGCTCCAGGAGTGGTACAAGAAGTTCGTGGTGGAGTGCCCCAGCGGCACACTCTTCATGCACGAGTTTAAGCGTTTCTTCAAGGTCGCGGGCGATGAGGAGGCCACCCAGTATGTAGAGGGCATGTTCCGAGCCTTCGACAAGAACGGG GACAACACCATCGACTTCCTGGAGTATGTGGCAGCCCTGAACCTCGTGCTGAGGGGCACCCTGGAGCACAAGCTGAAGTGGACATTCAAGATCTACGACAAGGACCGAAATGGCTGCATCGACCGCCTGGAGCTCCTCGACATTGTGGAG GCAATTTACAAGCTGAAGAAAGCCTGCAGGGTGGAGATGGAGGCCGAGCAGCAAAGCCAGCTGCTCACGCCCGAGGAGGTCGTGGATAGGATCTTCCTTCTGGTGGATGAGAACGGAGACG GCCAGCTGTCTCTGAACGAGTTCATTGAGGGTGCCCGTCGTGACAAGTGGGTGATGAAGATGCTGCAGCTGGATGTGAATCCCAGTGGCTGGATCTCTCAGCAGAGGCGGAAAAGCGCTATGTTCTGA